One window of the Eucalyptus grandis isolate ANBG69807.140 chromosome 6, ASM1654582v1, whole genome shotgun sequence genome contains the following:
- the LOC104448049 gene encoding CBL-interacting serine/threonine-protein kinase 8 isoform X2, with the protein MVVRKVGKYEVGRTIGEGTFAKVKFAQNTETGESVAMKVIDRSSIIKHKMVDQIKREISIMKLVRHPYVVRLHEVLASRTKIYIILEFITGGELFDKIVHHGRLSEAEARRYFQQLIDGVDFCHSKGVYHRDLKPENLLLDSQGNLKISDFGLSALPEQGVSLLRTTCGTPNYVAPEVLSHKGYNGAPADVWSCGVILYVLIAGYLPFDELDLTTLYSKIDNADFSCPSWFPVGAKSLIKRILDPNPETRITIEQIRDDEWFKKGYNPVKVIESEDVNLEDINAAFDDDEQPNEEGGNEDMRPLILNAFDLIILSQGLNLSALFDRGQNFDSSHLRQDSVKHQTRFVSQKPAKVVLSSMEVVAQSMGFKTHIRNYKMRVEGLSASKTSHFSVILEIFEVAPTFFMVDIQRAAGDANEYLKFYQSFCGNLDDIIWKPPGESTKSRITKSKSKKR; encoded by the exons atggtgGTGAGGAAGGTGGGGAAGTACGAGGTGGGGAGGACAATTGGAGAAGGGACGTTTGCGAAGGTGAAGTTCGCGCAGAACACCGAGACGGGGGAGAGCGTCGCCATGAAAGTGATCGATCGCAGCTCCATCATCAAGCACAAGATGGTGGACCAg ATTAAAAGGGAGATATCGATAATGAAACTTGTGCGGCATCCCTACGTAGTTCGTCTTCATGAG GTACTTGCCAGCCGAACTAAGATTTACATAATCCTGGAGTTCATTACAGGTGGAGAATTGTTCGACAAAATA GTCCATCATGGACGTCTCAGTGAAGCTGAGGCTAGAAGATACTTTCAACAACTTATTGATGGGGTAGATTTTTGCCACAGCAAAGGAGTCTATCACAGAGACTTAAAG CCTGAAAATCTATTACTCGACTCCCAAGGAAATTTGAAAATCTCTGATTTTGGTCTTAGCGCATTGCCTGAACag GGGGTTAGCTTACTTCGGACAACATGTGGGACTCCTAATTATGTAGCACCAGAG GTACTTAGTCACAAGGGTTACAATGGTGCCCCGGCAGATGTTTGGTCCTGCGGGGTGATCCTTTATGTTTTGATAGCAGGATATCTCCCGTTTGATGAACTAGACCTCACCACACTTTACAGTAAG ATTGATAATGCTGACTTTTCATGCCCATCATGGTTTCCCGTGGGAGCGAAGTCCTTGATCAAGAGGATTTTAGATCCAAATCCTGAAACT cgAATTACAATAGAGCAGATCAGAGATGATGAATGGTTTAAGAAAGGTTATAATCCTGTCAAAGTCATTGAATCCGAAGATGTGAACTTGGAAGATATAAATGCTGCctttgatgatgatgag CAGCCTAATGAGGAAGGCGGGAATGAAGACATGCGTCCGTTGATTCTTAATGCATTTGACTTAATAATCTTATCTCAAGGGTTAAACCTTTCAGCCCTCTTTGACAGGGGTCAG AACTTTGATTCATCCCATCTTCGACAGGACTCTGTGAAGCATCAAACTCGCTTTGTGTCGCAGAAGCCTGCAAAGGTGGTTTTATCGAGTATGGAAGTTGTTGCACAATCTATGGGTTTCAAGACACATATTCGCAATTATAAG ATGAGAGTGGAAGGTCTATCAGCAAGCAAGACCTCACATTTCTCTGTTATTTTGGAG ATTTTTGAGGTTGCTCCAACATTCTTCATGGTTGATATTCAGAGAGCAGCTGGAGATGCCAATGAGTACCTTAAG TTCTACCAGAGTTTCTGTGGCAATCTTGACGACATCATCTGGAAGCCTCCTGGTGAATCAACCAAATCAAGGATCACGAAGAGCAAAAGCAAGAAGCGCTGA
- the LOC104448049 gene encoding CBL-interacting serine/threonine-protein kinase 8 isoform X3, with product MVVRKVGKYEVGRTIGEGTFAKVKFAQNTETGESVAMKVIDRSSIIKHKMVDQIKREISIMKLVRHPYVVRLHEVLASRTKIYIILEFITGGELFDKIVHHGRLSEAEARRYFQQLIDGVDFCHSKGVYHRDLKPENLLLDSQGNLKISDFGLSALPEQGVSLLRTTCGTPNYVAPEVLSHKGYNGAPADVWSCGVILYVLIAGYLPFDELDLTTLYSKIDNADFSCPSWFPVGAKSLIKRILDPNPETRITIEQIRDDEWFKKGYNPVKVIESEDVNLEDINAAFDDDEEQQPNEEGGNEDMRPLILNAFDLIILSQGLNLSALFDRGQDSVKHQTRFVSQKPAKVVLSSMEVVAQSMGFKTHIRNYKMRVEGLSASKTSHFSVILEIFEVAPTFFMVDIQRAAGDANEYLKFYQSFCGNLDDIIWKPPGESTKSRITKSKSKKR from the exons atggtgGTGAGGAAGGTGGGGAAGTACGAGGTGGGGAGGACAATTGGAGAAGGGACGTTTGCGAAGGTGAAGTTCGCGCAGAACACCGAGACGGGGGAGAGCGTCGCCATGAAAGTGATCGATCGCAGCTCCATCATCAAGCACAAGATGGTGGACCAg ATTAAAAGGGAGATATCGATAATGAAACTTGTGCGGCATCCCTACGTAGTTCGTCTTCATGAG GTACTTGCCAGCCGAACTAAGATTTACATAATCCTGGAGTTCATTACAGGTGGAGAATTGTTCGACAAAATA GTCCATCATGGACGTCTCAGTGAAGCTGAGGCTAGAAGATACTTTCAACAACTTATTGATGGGGTAGATTTTTGCCACAGCAAAGGAGTCTATCACAGAGACTTAAAG CCTGAAAATCTATTACTCGACTCCCAAGGAAATTTGAAAATCTCTGATTTTGGTCTTAGCGCATTGCCTGAACag GGGGTTAGCTTACTTCGGACAACATGTGGGACTCCTAATTATGTAGCACCAGAG GTACTTAGTCACAAGGGTTACAATGGTGCCCCGGCAGATGTTTGGTCCTGCGGGGTGATCCTTTATGTTTTGATAGCAGGATATCTCCCGTTTGATGAACTAGACCTCACCACACTTTACAGTAAG ATTGATAATGCTGACTTTTCATGCCCATCATGGTTTCCCGTGGGAGCGAAGTCCTTGATCAAGAGGATTTTAGATCCAAATCCTGAAACT cgAATTACAATAGAGCAGATCAGAGATGATGAATGGTTTAAGAAAGGTTATAATCCTGTCAAAGTCATTGAATCCGAAGATGTGAACTTGGAAGATATAAATGCTGCctttgatgatgatgag GAACAGCAGCCTAATGAGGAAGGCGGGAATGAAGACATGCGTCCGTTGATTCTTAATGCATTTGACTTAATAATCTTATCTCAAGGGTTAAACCTTTCAGCCCTCTTTGACAGGGGTCAG GACTCTGTGAAGCATCAAACTCGCTTTGTGTCGCAGAAGCCTGCAAAGGTGGTTTTATCGAGTATGGAAGTTGTTGCACAATCTATGGGTTTCAAGACACATATTCGCAATTATAAG ATGAGAGTGGAAGGTCTATCAGCAAGCAAGACCTCACATTTCTCTGTTATTTTGGAG ATTTTTGAGGTTGCTCCAACATTCTTCATGGTTGATATTCAGAGAGCAGCTGGAGATGCCAATGAGTACCTTAAG TTCTACCAGAGTTTCTGTGGCAATCTTGACGACATCATCTGGAAGCCTCCTGGTGAATCAACCAAATCAAGGATCACGAAGAGCAAAAGCAAGAAGCGCTGA
- the LOC104448049 gene encoding CBL-interacting serine/threonine-protein kinase 8 isoform X1, translating into MVVRKVGKYEVGRTIGEGTFAKVKFAQNTETGESVAMKVIDRSSIIKHKMVDQIKREISIMKLVRHPYVVRLHEVLASRTKIYIILEFITGGELFDKIVHHGRLSEAEARRYFQQLIDGVDFCHSKGVYHRDLKPENLLLDSQGNLKISDFGLSALPEQGVSLLRTTCGTPNYVAPEVLSHKGYNGAPADVWSCGVILYVLIAGYLPFDELDLTTLYSKIDNADFSCPSWFPVGAKSLIKRILDPNPETRITIEQIRDDEWFKKGYNPVKVIESEDVNLEDINAAFDDDEEQQPNEEGGNEDMRPLILNAFDLIILSQGLNLSALFDRGQNFDSSHLRQDSVKHQTRFVSQKPAKVVLSSMEVVAQSMGFKTHIRNYKMRVEGLSASKTSHFSVILEIFEVAPTFFMVDIQRAAGDANEYLKFYQSFCGNLDDIIWKPPGESTKSRITKSKSKKR; encoded by the exons atggtgGTGAGGAAGGTGGGGAAGTACGAGGTGGGGAGGACAATTGGAGAAGGGACGTTTGCGAAGGTGAAGTTCGCGCAGAACACCGAGACGGGGGAGAGCGTCGCCATGAAAGTGATCGATCGCAGCTCCATCATCAAGCACAAGATGGTGGACCAg ATTAAAAGGGAGATATCGATAATGAAACTTGTGCGGCATCCCTACGTAGTTCGTCTTCATGAG GTACTTGCCAGCCGAACTAAGATTTACATAATCCTGGAGTTCATTACAGGTGGAGAATTGTTCGACAAAATA GTCCATCATGGACGTCTCAGTGAAGCTGAGGCTAGAAGATACTTTCAACAACTTATTGATGGGGTAGATTTTTGCCACAGCAAAGGAGTCTATCACAGAGACTTAAAG CCTGAAAATCTATTACTCGACTCCCAAGGAAATTTGAAAATCTCTGATTTTGGTCTTAGCGCATTGCCTGAACag GGGGTTAGCTTACTTCGGACAACATGTGGGACTCCTAATTATGTAGCACCAGAG GTACTTAGTCACAAGGGTTACAATGGTGCCCCGGCAGATGTTTGGTCCTGCGGGGTGATCCTTTATGTTTTGATAGCAGGATATCTCCCGTTTGATGAACTAGACCTCACCACACTTTACAGTAAG ATTGATAATGCTGACTTTTCATGCCCATCATGGTTTCCCGTGGGAGCGAAGTCCTTGATCAAGAGGATTTTAGATCCAAATCCTGAAACT cgAATTACAATAGAGCAGATCAGAGATGATGAATGGTTTAAGAAAGGTTATAATCCTGTCAAAGTCATTGAATCCGAAGATGTGAACTTGGAAGATATAAATGCTGCctttgatgatgatgag GAACAGCAGCCTAATGAGGAAGGCGGGAATGAAGACATGCGTCCGTTGATTCTTAATGCATTTGACTTAATAATCTTATCTCAAGGGTTAAACCTTTCAGCCCTCTTTGACAGGGGTCAG AACTTTGATTCATCCCATCTTCGACAGGACTCTGTGAAGCATCAAACTCGCTTTGTGTCGCAGAAGCCTGCAAAGGTGGTTTTATCGAGTATGGAAGTTGTTGCACAATCTATGGGTTTCAAGACACATATTCGCAATTATAAG ATGAGAGTGGAAGGTCTATCAGCAAGCAAGACCTCACATTTCTCTGTTATTTTGGAG ATTTTTGAGGTTGCTCCAACATTCTTCATGGTTGATATTCAGAGAGCAGCTGGAGATGCCAATGAGTACCTTAAG TTCTACCAGAGTTTCTGTGGCAATCTTGACGACATCATCTGGAAGCCTCCTGGTGAATCAACCAAATCAAGGATCACGAAGAGCAAAAGCAAGAAGCGCTGA
- the LOC104448049 gene encoding CBL-interacting serine/threonine-protein kinase 8 isoform X5: protein MVVRKVGKYEVGRTIGEGTFAKVKFAQNTETGESVAMKVIDRSSIIKHKMVDQIKREISIMKLVRHPYVVRLHEVLASRTKIYIILEFITGGELFDKIVHHGRLSEAEARRYFQQLIDGVDFCHSKGVYHRDLKPENLLLDSQGNLKISDFGLSALPEQGVSLLRTTCGTPNYVAPEVLSHKGYNGAPADVWSCGVILYVLIAGYLPFDELDLTTLYSKIDNADFSCPSWFPVGAKSLIKRILDPNPETRITIEQIRDDEWFKKGYNPVKVIESEDVNLEDINAAFDDDEEQQPNEEGGNEDMRPLILNAFDLIILSQGLNLSALFDRGQDSVKHQTRFVSQKPAKVVLSSMEVVAQSMGFKTHIRNYKV, encoded by the exons atggtgGTGAGGAAGGTGGGGAAGTACGAGGTGGGGAGGACAATTGGAGAAGGGACGTTTGCGAAGGTGAAGTTCGCGCAGAACACCGAGACGGGGGAGAGCGTCGCCATGAAAGTGATCGATCGCAGCTCCATCATCAAGCACAAGATGGTGGACCAg ATTAAAAGGGAGATATCGATAATGAAACTTGTGCGGCATCCCTACGTAGTTCGTCTTCATGAG GTACTTGCCAGCCGAACTAAGATTTACATAATCCTGGAGTTCATTACAGGTGGAGAATTGTTCGACAAAATA GTCCATCATGGACGTCTCAGTGAAGCTGAGGCTAGAAGATACTTTCAACAACTTATTGATGGGGTAGATTTTTGCCACAGCAAAGGAGTCTATCACAGAGACTTAAAG CCTGAAAATCTATTACTCGACTCCCAAGGAAATTTGAAAATCTCTGATTTTGGTCTTAGCGCATTGCCTGAACag GGGGTTAGCTTACTTCGGACAACATGTGGGACTCCTAATTATGTAGCACCAGAG GTACTTAGTCACAAGGGTTACAATGGTGCCCCGGCAGATGTTTGGTCCTGCGGGGTGATCCTTTATGTTTTGATAGCAGGATATCTCCCGTTTGATGAACTAGACCTCACCACACTTTACAGTAAG ATTGATAATGCTGACTTTTCATGCCCATCATGGTTTCCCGTGGGAGCGAAGTCCTTGATCAAGAGGATTTTAGATCCAAATCCTGAAACT cgAATTACAATAGAGCAGATCAGAGATGATGAATGGTTTAAGAAAGGTTATAATCCTGTCAAAGTCATTGAATCCGAAGATGTGAACTTGGAAGATATAAATGCTGCctttgatgatgatgag GAACAGCAGCCTAATGAGGAAGGCGGGAATGAAGACATGCGTCCGTTGATTCTTAATGCATTTGACTTAATAATCTTATCTCAAGGGTTAAACCTTTCAGCCCTCTTTGACAGGGGTCAG GACTCTGTGAAGCATCAAACTCGCTTTGTGTCGCAGAAGCCTGCAAAGGTGGTTTTATCGAGTATGGAAGTTGTTGCACAATCTATGGGTTTCAAGACACATATTCGCAATTATAAGGTATAG
- the LOC104451228 gene encoding uncharacterized protein LOC104451228, with translation MAFNISFSTSAAPRRAPPRTLDRRSRHGRPRAAAPSCPGSLDSSPRSREIDLDPGLSFDEPPAAAKVKLLCSYGGRIQPRPHDHHLAYAGGDTKLLSVDRSVRFPALVAKLASLTGAPEFCLKYQLPGEDLDALVSVVNEEDLEHMLLEHDRLCCASAKPARLRLFLFAPQSSRSLSSGSGDPKSERHWLGDALDSAHAVNFEAANPDYLFGFDKGFSVAPPLPPVNLQDFVHVPVVAEYGLEDRRVTGEQVPPAATAAEIQQQIQALERAQISDQQQEAVTNACGDGVNPGVGTGEYLAAPVKPEKLATPAPAAAQVGAPVQIPAAAAPYLPERPVTGGGLPLMVNGGQPAYYIPAPGGGGYLTAVQPVTGPIGQGYYGVQRMGPELYREQALYNAVPHQQAKVGAYGEGIQLMQQPVTMADAGFQQVVYYTTAGGMVPAYQAAATASTVNGMQSGGALTQDGKVVGQIPQTTAV, from the coding sequence TTTCTCCACTTCCGCCGCTCCCCGCCGCGCCCCACCAAGGACCCTCGATCGGAGATCCCGCCATGGACGCCCACGCGCCGCCGCCCCCTCCTGCCCGGGCTCCCTCGACTCCTCCCCTCGCTCCCGCGAGATCGACCTCGACCCCGGCCTCTCCTTCGACGagccccccgccgccgccaagGTCAAGCTCCTCTGCAGCTACGGCGGCAGGATCCAGCCCCGCCCCCACGACCACCACCTCGCCTACGCCGGCGGCGACACCAAGCTCCTCTCCGTCGACCGCTCCGTCCGCTTCCCCGCCCTCGTCGCCAAGCTCGCCTCCCTCACCGGCGCGCCCGAGTTCTGCCTCAAGTACCAGCTCCCCGGGGAGGACCTCGACGCGCTCGTCTCCGTGGTCAACGAAGAGGACCTGGAGCACATGCTGCTCGAGCACGACCGGCTGTGCTGCGCCTCCGCGAAGCCCGCGAGGCTGAGGCTCTTCCTCTTCGCGCCGCAGAGCTCCAGGTCTCTGAGCTCGGGCTCCGGCGACCCGAAGTCGGAGCGCCACTGGCTCGGGGACGCGTTGGACTCGGCGCATGCGGTGAATTTCGAGGCAGCGAACCCGGATTATCTGTTCGGCTTCGACAAGGGTTTCTCGGTGGCGCCGCCTCTGCCGCCGGTGAATTTGCAGGATTTTGTGCATGTGCCGGTCGTGGCCGAGTATGGGTTGGAGGATCGGCGCGTCACTGGGGAGCAGGTTCcgccggcggcgacggcggccgaaattcAGCAACAGATTCAGGCGTTGGAGAGAGCGCAAATTTCCGATCAGCAACAAGAGGCCGTTACAAATGCATGTGGCGACGGAGTCAATCCTGGCGTTGGCACCGGTGAGTACCTTGCTGCTCCGGTAAAACCAGAGAAACTGGCGACTCCGGCACCGGCTGCGGCTCAGGTGGGCGCGCCGGTGCAAataccggcggcggcggcgccgtaCTTGCCGGAGCGGCCCGTGACGGGCGGAGGTTTGCCATTAATGGTGAACGGGGGCCAACCAGCGTACTACATTCCCGCTCCGGGCGGTGGTGGCTACCTCACCGCCGTTCAACCGGTCACCGGACCGATAGGTCAGGGCTACTATGGAGTGCAGAGGATGGGGCCAGAGCTTTACCGGGAACAGGCGCTTTATAATGCGGTCCCACATCAGCAAGCCAAGGTCGGTGCTTATGGTGAGGGGATTCAGCTGATGCAGCAGCCCGTCACGATGGCCGACGCCGGTTTCCAGCAGGTGGTTTACTATACGACAGCCGGAGGGATGGTCCCGGCTTATcaagcggcggcgacggcgtcgaCTGTCAACGGGATGCAAAGTGGCGGCGCGTTGACTCAGGATGGTAAAGTTGTTGGTCAGATACCACAAACGACTGCGGTGTGA
- the LOC104448049 gene encoding CBL-interacting serine/threonine-protein kinase 8 isoform X4, with translation MVVRKVGKYEVGRTIGEGTFAKVKFAQNTETGESVAMKVIDRSSIIKHKMVDQIKREISIMKLVRHPYVVRLHEVLASRTKIYIILEFITGGELFDKIVHHGRLSEAEARRYFQQLIDGVDFCHSKGVYHRDLKPENLLLDSQGNLKISDFGLSALPEQGVSLLRTTCGTPNYVAPEVLSHKGYNGAPADVWSCGVILYVLIAGYLPFDELDLTTLYSKIDNADFSCPSWFPVGAKSLIKRILDPNPETRITIEQIRDDEWFKKGYNPVKVIESEDVNLEDINAAFDDDEQPNEEGGNEDMRPLILNAFDLIILSQGLNLSALFDRGQDSVKHQTRFVSQKPAKVVLSSMEVVAQSMGFKTHIRNYKMRVEGLSASKTSHFSVILEIFEVAPTFFMVDIQRAAGDANEYLKFYQSFCGNLDDIIWKPPGESTKSRITKSKSKKR, from the exons atggtgGTGAGGAAGGTGGGGAAGTACGAGGTGGGGAGGACAATTGGAGAAGGGACGTTTGCGAAGGTGAAGTTCGCGCAGAACACCGAGACGGGGGAGAGCGTCGCCATGAAAGTGATCGATCGCAGCTCCATCATCAAGCACAAGATGGTGGACCAg ATTAAAAGGGAGATATCGATAATGAAACTTGTGCGGCATCCCTACGTAGTTCGTCTTCATGAG GTACTTGCCAGCCGAACTAAGATTTACATAATCCTGGAGTTCATTACAGGTGGAGAATTGTTCGACAAAATA GTCCATCATGGACGTCTCAGTGAAGCTGAGGCTAGAAGATACTTTCAACAACTTATTGATGGGGTAGATTTTTGCCACAGCAAAGGAGTCTATCACAGAGACTTAAAG CCTGAAAATCTATTACTCGACTCCCAAGGAAATTTGAAAATCTCTGATTTTGGTCTTAGCGCATTGCCTGAACag GGGGTTAGCTTACTTCGGACAACATGTGGGACTCCTAATTATGTAGCACCAGAG GTACTTAGTCACAAGGGTTACAATGGTGCCCCGGCAGATGTTTGGTCCTGCGGGGTGATCCTTTATGTTTTGATAGCAGGATATCTCCCGTTTGATGAACTAGACCTCACCACACTTTACAGTAAG ATTGATAATGCTGACTTTTCATGCCCATCATGGTTTCCCGTGGGAGCGAAGTCCTTGATCAAGAGGATTTTAGATCCAAATCCTGAAACT cgAATTACAATAGAGCAGATCAGAGATGATGAATGGTTTAAGAAAGGTTATAATCCTGTCAAAGTCATTGAATCCGAAGATGTGAACTTGGAAGATATAAATGCTGCctttgatgatgatgag CAGCCTAATGAGGAAGGCGGGAATGAAGACATGCGTCCGTTGATTCTTAATGCATTTGACTTAATAATCTTATCTCAAGGGTTAAACCTTTCAGCCCTCTTTGACAGGGGTCAG GACTCTGTGAAGCATCAAACTCGCTTTGTGTCGCAGAAGCCTGCAAAGGTGGTTTTATCGAGTATGGAAGTTGTTGCACAATCTATGGGTTTCAAGACACATATTCGCAATTATAAG ATGAGAGTGGAAGGTCTATCAGCAAGCAAGACCTCACATTTCTCTGTTATTTTGGAG ATTTTTGAGGTTGCTCCAACATTCTTCATGGTTGATATTCAGAGAGCAGCTGGAGATGCCAATGAGTACCTTAAG TTCTACCAGAGTTTCTGTGGCAATCTTGACGACATCATCTGGAAGCCTCCTGGTGAATCAACCAAATCAAGGATCACGAAGAGCAAAAGCAAGAAGCGCTGA